A single region of the Corticium candelabrum chromosome 15, ooCorCand1.1, whole genome shotgun sequence genome encodes:
- the LOC134191339 gene encoding dentin sialophosphoprotein-like: protein MVRALLIFVATFYYVHCVTLHGQRGYQQSCNQNVGVPTNERYITTVGCRLTIQRRKNALEYELDLTISLKMPIDGWKLTVTLARDRLQLVGVKVNDHDMQQRSLSYNVDGPVIAIQAGSMASGGLEIAFKLTDSQKTPIKVRGLGNSFWPALVHAECLRCGTVEDQPSQLAPVQMCIGRMFDTIATVTADGGHGASIYGSIIHIHRSHPYAYLSSSCLVDFHRSVRIGDVTGCTMVRDDIEFSTRKVIQLARTSKDSPEVCILRVSYENTVSHYPPRVLCTVCQDFTYSNLKKRSIISDNSNQQDIATSGHSSDCDDEDDDCPSGSAVQPESGTGSGEPTTYMTSTPTQTTSTSTATSFATTQSISTPPQQVDGNTASSGTTDDYKTDGSSESSKPQTTSKNEVNETEKPTHFDRENVFSNDDKGDDNQTDTDRTDGAISIGNNSNTTTAPGGNPNLARKPGANVNSITSSGIWIGIGTVIGLLLLCVFIAVIIVISRRRKSSPANVLSNNSANVNQSEDNVKAGQAATGVGNIALSLDTASEKDDVRYDVPTTVHYDETTVVHYDVPSAVSASIDQNRQYASDAVEPGSNDPNPPALVNSNIDKATCAGQQGQQDELSCKQEPPTEAKADDNSLASNTADQGEHNHVDNSDPDTSSSSNNADSTKVTEV from the coding sequence ATGGTACGAGCACTTCTGATTTTTGTTGCTACGTTTTACTATGTTCATTGCGTGACTTTACATGGCCAGCGAGGCTATCAGCAGAGTTGCAATCAGAACGTCGGTGTACCCACCAATGAACGTTACATCACAACTGTTGGCTGTCGATTGACAATTCAACGGAGAAAGAATGCACTGGAGTACGAACTAGACCTAACCATATCGCTGAAAATGCCAATAGATGGATGGAAATTGACTGTAACGCTGGCTCGCGACCGACTGCAGCTAGTAGGTGTAAAAGTGAACGATCATGATATGCAGCAACGAAGTCTGTCCTACAACGTCGACGGTCCGGTTATTGCTATTCAAGCAGGAAGTATGGCCAGTGGCGGTCTCGAAATAGCATTCAAGCTAACCGACTCGCAGAAGACACCGATAAAAGTGCGTGGCCTAGGCAACAGTTTCTGGCCAGCCCTAGTGCACGCAGAGTGCTTACGCTGCGGTACAGTTGAGGATCAACCGTCCCAGCTCGCACCCGTGCAAATGTGTATTGGCCGAATGTTTGACACCATTGCTACAGTGACAGCAGATGGAGGACACGGCGCGTCTATTTATGGTAGCATTATTCACATTCATCGAAGTCATCCGTACGCATATTTGTCTAGTTCTTGCCTCGTCGATTTTCATCGCTCTGTTCGAATTGGCGATGTTACTGGATGTACAATGGTACGCGACGATATCGAATTCTCCACACGGAAAGTGATACAATTAGCACGCACGTCGAAAGACAGCCCTGAAGTGTGCATCTTGAGAGTGTCGTACGAAAACACTGTTTCGCACTATCCTCCGAGGGTACTTTGTACGGTGTGCCAAGATTTTACTTACTCTAACTTGAAAAAGCGATCGATTATTAGTGACAACAGCAATCAACAAGACATCGCAACAAGTGGTCACTCGTCGGACTGCGACGATGAAGACGATGACTGCCCTTCGGGTTCTGCAGTGCAGCCTGAGTCAGGGACAGGGAGCGGTGAACCAACAACCTACATGACCAGCACACCGACCCAGACAACGAGTACGTCGACGGCAACGTCATTTGCAACTACTCAGTCAATTTCCACACCTCCACAGCAGGTTGACGGCAACACTGCATCGAGTGGTACAACAGACGATTACAAAACAGATGGAAGTTCTGAGTCTAGTAAACCTCAGACCACCAGCAAGAACGAGGTTAACGAAACGGAGAAACCAACTCATTTTGACCGTGAAAATGTCTTTAGCAATGACGACAAAGGTGATGATAATCAAACTGATACAGATAGAACGGACGGAGCCATTTCTATCGGGAATAATTCTAACACCACGACAGCTCCGGGAGGTAATCCCAACTTGGCAAGAAAACCGGGCGCAAATGTCAATAGCATTACTTCATCTGGGATATGGATTGGTATAGGAACAGTCATTGGACTTTTGCTACTTTGCGTTTTCATCGCTGTTATTATCGTGATCAGTCGTAGACGTAAATCATCTCCCGCAAACGTGCTATCAAATAATTCTGCAAACGTGAATCAAAGCGAAGACAACGTGAAAGCAGGGCAGGCCGCAACAGGTGTTGGTAATATCGCCCTATCACTGGATACCGCTTCTGAGAAAGATGATGTCCGGTATGATGTGCCAACTACTGTCCACTACGATGAGACAACTGTTGTCCACTACGATGTGCCATCTGCCGTTTCTGCTAGCATTGATCAGAATCGTCAGTACGCTAGTGATGCTGTAGAACCTGGTAGCAACGATCCGAATCCGCCTGCTCTTGTAAACAGCAACATCGATAAAGCTACTTGTGCGGGTCAACAAGGACAACAAGATGAATTGTCGTGTAAACAGGAGCCGCCCACAGAAGCTAAGGCTGACGATAATTCGCTAGCAAGTAACACAGCAGATCAAGGTGAACACAACCACGTAGATAACTCAGATCCTGACACAAGTAGCAGCTCTAACAACGCTGATAGTACGAAAGTCACGGAAGTTTAG
- the LOC134190665 gene encoding surfeit locus protein 4-like, with translation MQTKLIAQGEDVADQILRRSKHVLPHIARLCLVSTFLEDGIRMWAQWNEQRDYINSTWSCGAFLANLFVLINLFGQLGACGMILARFQIVPAIAVLFGIIALQTIMYSILWDVRFFMRNLALAGGLVLLLAETRTEGKTMFAGVPSTGINKSRNYMQLAGRVLLVLMFLSLMHFEFDVLRFIEIVVGGALIALVAIGFNTKLSALVLVLWLSILNVVLNPWWTIPSDRPMRDFLKYDFFQTLSVIGGLLFVVALGPGGVSLDEHKKEW, from the exons ATGCAGACCAAGCTTATAGCACAAGGGGAAGACGTTGCAGACCAGATACTGCGTCGCTCTAAGCACGTGCTTCCGCACATCGCGCGTCTCTGTTTGGTATCGACGTTCTTGGAGGACGGAATTCGAATGTGGGCGCAGTGGAACGAGCAGCGAGACTACATCAACTCTACATGGAGTTGTGGGGCATTTCTTGCTAACTTGTTCGTGTTGATTAATCTTTTTGGCCAGTTAGGAGCCTGCGGTATGATATTAGCTCGATTTCAAATTGTGCCTGCCATCGCCGTTCTGTTTGGGATTATAGCGTTGCAG ACTATCATGTACAGCATCTTGTGGGATGTTCGCTTTTTTATGCGAAATCTTGCTCTGGCTGGTGGTCTTGTTCTTCTGCTGGCAGAAACACGTACTGAAGGAAAGACAATGTTTGCTGGTGTTCCTTCAACTGGAATAAACAAGTCGCGAAACTACATGCAGTTGGCTGGCCGAGTGCTACTTGTTCTCATGTTCCTCTCTCTGATGCACTTTGAATTTGATGTGCTACGCTTCATTGAgattgttgttggtggtgCTCTGATTGCACTGGTGGCAATTGGATTCAATACTAAGCTTTCTgctcttgttcttgttctgtgGCTCTCAATTCTCAATGTCGTTCTTAATCCTTGGTGGACAATTCCATCTGACCGCCCAATGAGGGACTTCTTAAAATATGATTTTTTCCAGACTTTGTCTGTTATTGGTGGTCTACTGTTTGTTGTGGCTCTAGGACCCGGTGGAGTGAGCCTTGATGAACACAAGAAGGAATGGTAG
- the LOC134191354 gene encoding uncharacterized protein LOC134191354 has protein sequence MFSHLLSDVCHDVETEPTLQSLSGETFSLRSSSRDDDARLDISARGFWGGRFEKTYFDVRVFNPNATSYTCFEVASCYRRQEQEKKRKYEERLRKVENASFTPIILSCTGGMSKLTTSFTKKLASMISEKKDTPYGSVINWLRCRLGFALLRASIMCIRGSRCKRYVRPENNILLATSEGHLASSA, from the coding sequence ATgttttctcatctgttgtctgatgtctgtcatgatgtggAAACGGAGCCCACGTTGCAATCACTAAGTGGAGAGACGTTCTCTTTACGTTCAAGCAGTcgagatgatgatgcaagaTTAGACATTTCGGCAAGAGGTTTTTGGGGAGGAAGATTTGAGAAGACATATTTTGATGTCCGGGTGTTTAACCCCAATGCCACCTCGTACACATGTtttgaagttgcatcatgctatagaagacaggaacaagagaagaaaaggaaatatgaagaaagactgagaaaagtagaaaatgcttcctttacacctattatcctttcttgcactggtggcatgagcaagcttacaacgtcatttaccaaaaagctggcctcaatgatatctgagaaaaaggacactccatacggtagcgtgatcaactggctaagatgtcgactcgggttcgcactcctaagagcttccataatgtgcatcaggggcagcaggtgcaaacgctacgtcaggccggaaaacaatattctcctggctacgtctgaggggcacctggcctcctcagcttag
- the LOC134191602 gene encoding uncharacterized protein LOC134191602, with product MFVEGGSFRAHATGRGKSSSSSSSSSSRIISKAVLSVVKSDILNVAGPLQLCAGQNVGCEAAIHAIRGIYDEDETEAVLFVDATNAFNTLNRQVALANISVNCPAIFPILANTYRQPSSLFVGGETLLSSEGTTQGDPLAMPMYALATIPLLKSVQTNGTKQVWYADDAAAGGSLDCLHKWWNRLVDLGAMFGYLPNPKKSWLLVKSGNIDKATHLFENTNINITTEGQKYLGAAIGNKDFCNNFLQEKVTNWKLQVERLSCIAQTQPQAAHSIFTRGLIGRWKFALRTNENFAAYLNPLEEALRSKLIPAITNRSTPGDKMRRLFALPPRLGGLGIVDPRSLTCELEYSKLICAPLVNRIVQQETNLDNVPTKQNSMKASIRQQKHLAQKSHSEITVNDLSVELKRSVELACEKGASCWLTAIPLEQHGFTLHKSAFRDALCLRYGWHPSNLPDICPCGSKFSVDHSLSCPTGGYPSIRHNEVRDLFTNLLTEVCHDVHKEPVLQPLNGEVFQKRCTTSDENARLDIAVSGFWGGHFQRTFFDVRVFNPNASSYKSVQIPSLYKRQEQEKKRRYEERINNVELSSFTPIILACTGGCSKLTSIFLKRLASLLSEKHHTEYSTTINWLRCRLSFALLRACVMCLRGCRSKLHRTSRDFNILLEAAESRL from the coding sequence atgtttgtagaaggTGGAAGTTTCAGAGCCCATGCCACCGGTAGAGGAaaaagtagtagtagtagtagtagtagtagtagtagaatAATTAGCAAGGCTGTCCTGAGTGTGGTAAAGTCAGATATTTTGAACGTAGCCGGACCCCTACAACTCTGTGCTGGTCAGAACGTCGGATGCGAGGCTGCCATACACGCTATTCGAGGTATttatgatgaagatgaaacaGAGGCCGTGCTATTTGTAGAcgcaaccaatgctttcaatacTTTGAACCGTCAAGTTGCTCTGGCTAACATATCTGTCAACTGCCCAGCCATCTTTCCAATCTTGGCCAACACGTATCGACAACcttcttcattgtttgtagGTGGAGAAACGTTGCTTTCTAGTGAAGGAACAACTCAAGGAGATCCCTTAGCGATGCCAATGTATGCTCTGGCCACAATTCCACTTCTAAAGAGTGTGCAGACGAATGGTACAAAGCAGGTATGGTATGCAGATGATGCAGCTGCTGGAGGCTCGCTAGACTGTCTACATAAATGGTGGAACAGATTGGTTGACTTAGGTGCTATGTTTGGGTATCTTCCAAATCCCAAAAAGTCATGGTTGCTAGTGAAATCAGGAAATATTGACAAAGCTACACATCTCTTTGAAAATaccaatatcaacattactaCAGAAGGACAAAAGTACCTTGGAGCTGCTATTGGAAACAAAGATTTCTGCAATAACTTCCTGCAAGAAAAGGTGACCAATTGGAAGTTACAAGTAGAGCGACTCAGTTGCATTGCCCAAACTCAACCACAAGCTGCTCACTCGATATTCACACGGGGTCTGATTGGACGCTGGAAATTTGCACTCAGAACCAATGAAAACTTTGCAGCGTACCTTAATCCTCTGGAGGAGGCGTTACGATCCAAACTGATTCCCGCCATAACCAATAGAAGTACTCCAGGAGACAAGATGAGAAGGCTTTTTGCATTACCACCTCGACTAGGCGGCCTTGGAATTGTAGATCCACGTTCGTTGACTTGTGAGCTGGAATACTCAAAGTTAATTTGTGCGCCACTGGTCAACCGaattgtgcaacaagaaacaaacctgGATAACGTTCCTACCAAGCAGAATTCTATGAAAGCTAGCATTCGCCAGCAAAAacatctagcacaaaagtCTCATTCTGAAATCACTGTCAATGATCTATCTGTGGAATTGAAACGTTCAGTTGAATTGGCCTGTGAGAAGGGTGCCTCCTGCTGGCTGACCGCAATCCCACTAGAGCAACACGGattcactttgcacaaatctgCGTTTCGGGATGCCCTGTGCCTCAGATACGGTTGGCACCCGTCCAACCTCCCAGACATATGTCCATGTGGATCTAAATTCTCAGTAGAtcactctctgtcatgtccaacaggaggataccccagcatccgccataacgaggtccgcgatttatttaccaacttgttgacagaggtttgccacgatgtacacaaagagcccgttctgcaacctctcaacggcgaggtgtttcaaaaacgctgtactacctctgacgaaaatgccagacttgatattgctgtcagtggattttggggtgggcacttccaacgaactttctttgacgtcagggtcttcaaccctaatgcctcatcctacaaatcagtgcagatcccgtcattatataaacggcaggaacaagagaagaaaaggcgatacgaggaacgaattaataacgtggagctttcatcgttcacgccaatcattttagcatgcactggaggatgcagtaaactgacgtctatttttttgaaaagactagcctcacttttatcggaaaagcaccacaccgagtacagcacaactatcaactggctgagatgtcgactgtcatttgcactccttcgggcctgcgtgatgtgtttgcgaggatgcaggtccaagcttcacagaacctcaagggacttcaacattctgctggaagcagcagaaagtagattatag
- the LOC134190663 gene encoding CWF19-like protein 2, giving the protein MEKGEGQGPQSDKWIAKLEKLRKEKKLKRARERQRNESTEDLLDSKKKVKKKKKSKRKSHHKKDKPRWKKSKSSDSDSVSDTDGGGTWVESANRASETKSTEEVRQRDAWMLTLIPSTKVFRTGKDEVDKSVEAELDEYDPTQHALELNHFWKDGGSGLPTELKDEKSDPELGGSSPYISEVTKSGCHLARFTEANSLVVENLVTDTELNKLGARATRAELMGDNDLAAKLRNQLEDLQARKAAQDRSQVKSVEKETFQEETILLTHSNRCGDVRPMSLSHNSSERRRRGKDRSYGIDGKRAKYFADDDEYSLQDLVIQEKRTSADDLHRSVNRMAGRYLEKMGADHTLDDMFVSTASQRAAVPENSERDKARALQEHRQLIRSKLSIDSPELEKQLIVCIGMKVYLAVPFHQPLVPGHCQLIPTLHYTCTVNLDEDVWAEVKVFRKGLVAMFASQYKDVIFIEMATHLRQQPHMVLDCIPVPKDQGHLAPLYFKKAILECESEWAQNKKLIDTRHKELRQSVPRGFPYFSVEFGLDGGYAHVIENEANFPLYFGKEIIGGMLELDPRLWRKPLRESADQQNHRAQQIGKTWEKYDWTKRLVNKK; this is encoded by the coding sequence ATGGAGAAAGGCGAGGGTCAGGGGCCTCAATCGGACAAATGGATAGCAAAGTTAGAGAAATtgagaaaagaaaagaaactAAAGAGAGCAAGAGAACGTCAGAGAAATGAATCGACCGAGGATTTACTAGACAGCAAGAAAAaggtgaagaagaagaagaagagcaagAGGAAAAGTCACCACAAAAAGGACAAGCCACGGTGGAAAAAATCAAAGAGTTCGGATTCTGATTCTGTTTCTGATACAGATGGTGGGGGCACTTGGGTCGAGTCTGCAAACAGAGCGAGCGAAACGAAGTCTACAGAGGAAGTACGTCAGCGAGATGCTTGGATGCTTACTCTTATCCCATCTACAAAGGTCTTTCGAACAGGGAAAGACGAGGTAGATAAATCAGTTGAGGCGGAGTTAGATGAGTATGATCCAACACAACATGCTCTAGAGTTAAATCATTTCTGGAAGGACGGTGGATCTGGCCTTCCAACAGAGCTCAAAGATGAAAAGTCAGACCCAGAACTAGGTGGAAGCTCACCCTACATCTCAGAAGTGACTAAATCTGGTTGTCATCTAGCACGCTTCACGGAGGCAAATTCACTTGTAGTGGAGAATCTAGTCACTGACACTGAACTAAATAAACTGGGAGCCAGAGCAACACGAGCTGAACTGATGGGAGATAATGACTTGGCTGCTAAGTTGAGAAATCAACTGGAAGATCTCCAGGCAAGAAAAGCAGCTCAAGACCGCAGTCAAGTGAAATCTGTTGAGAAAGAGACTTTCCAGGAAGAAACGATTTTACTAACTCACAGCAATCGCTGTGGTGATGTTCGCCCCATGAGCTTATCACATAATAGCAGTGAAAGGAGAAGACGAGGTAAGGATCGATCATATGGGATAGATGGGAAACGAGCTAAGTActttgctgatgatgatgaataCAGCCTGCAGGATCTAGTAATACAAGAAAAAAGGACCAGTGCTGATGACCTCCACAGATCTGTGAATAGGATGGCAGGCCGGTATCTAGAGAAGATGGGAGCTGACCATACTCTCGACGACATGTTTGTGTCCACTGCCAGTCAAAGAGCAGCTGTGCCTGAGAACTCAGAGAGAGACAAAGCAAGAGCTTTGCAAGAACACCGACAGTTGATAAGGAGTAAGTTGTCTATTGATAGCCCTGAGTTGGAGAAACAgcttattgtttgtattggtaTGAAAGTGTATCTTGCTGTTCCTTTTCATCAGCCACTTGTGCCAGGACATTGTCAGTTGATTCCGACTCTTCACTATACCTGTACTGTCAATCTAGATGAGGATGTATGGGCTGAAGTGAAAGTCTTTCGTAAAGGCCTAGTTGCAATGTTTGCATCTCAATATAAGGATGTTATCTTTATTGAAATGGCTACTCACTTGCGTCAACAACCTCATATGGTTCTTGACTGCATCCCAGTGCCAAAGGACCAGGGTCATTTAGCTCCTTTGTACTTCAAGAAGGCCATTCTTGAATGTGAGAGTGAATGGGCACAGAACAAGAAATTGATAGACACACGACACAAGGAGTTGCGACAATCGGTACCTCGTGGGTTTCCCTACTTCAGTGTTGAATTTGGACTGGATGGTGGGTATGCGCATGTCATTGAGAATGAAGCAAATTTTCCATTGTACTTTGGCAAGGAAATAATCGGAGGTATGCTGGAGTTAGACCCGAGGTTGTGGAGGAAGCCACTGAGAGAGTCTGCAGATCAGCAAAACCACAGAGCACAACAGATTGGCAAGACATGGGAGAAATATGACTGGACAAAGAGACTGGTGAACAAAAAGTAA
- the LOC134191326 gene encoding uncharacterized protein LOC134191326, translating into MWLSKLFRKKSLPQNLKKRASQKQALVEIEANCPASMKRCVELASEKGASNWLSVLPVEEHGFHLSKGDFRDASCMRYGWMLPNLPSKCVCGSAFNVDHAMVCSKGGFPTLRHNEIRDITVDLLTEVCHDVAIEPMLQPLTGEKFQKKTVNIRDDDARLDISARGFWGGRFEKTYFDVRVFNPNATSYTCFEVASCYRRQEQEKKRKYEERLRKVENASFTPIILSCTGGMSKLTTSFTKKLASMISEKKDTPYGSVINWLRCRLGFALLRASIMCIRGSRCKRYVRPENNILLATSEGHLASSA; encoded by the exons ATGTGGCTGTCGAAGCTGTTCAGAAAGAAAAGTCtgccacaaaatttgaaaaaacGGGCTTCTCAGAAACAAGCTTTAGTAGAAATAGAAGCTAATTGCCCAGCATCTATGAAACGATGCGTTGAACTTGCCTCTGAAAAGGgtgcatcaaattggctatcCGTTTTACCGGTTGAagaacatggttttcattTGAGCAAAGGAGATTTTCGTGATGCTTCATGCATGCGCTATGGTTGGATGTTACCAAATCTACCTTCAAAATGTGTCTGTGGATCTGCTTTCAACGTTGACCATGCAATGGTATGTTCTAAAGGTGGCTTTCCGACGCTAAGGCACAATGAAATTAGGGATATAACTGTCGATCTTTTGACTGAAGTGTGTCATGATGTAGCGATAGAACCGATGTTACAACCTCTGACTGGAGAAAAGTTTCAGAAGAAAACAGTGAACAT TcgagatgatgatgcaagaTTAGACATTTCGGCAAGAGGTTTTTGGGGAGGAAGATTTGAGAAGACATATTTTGATGTCCGGGTGTTTAACCCCAATGCCACCTCGTACACATGTtttgaagttgcatcatgctatagaagacaggaacaagagaagaaaaggaaatatgaagaaagactgagaaaagtagaaaatgcttcctttacacctattatcctttcttgcactggtggcatgagcaagcttacaacgtcatttaccaaaaagctggcctcaatgatatctgagaaaaaggacactccatacggtagcgtgatcaactggctaagatgtcgactcgggttcgcactcctaagagcttccataatgtgcatcaggggcagcaggtgcaaacgctacgtcaggccggaaaacaatattctcctggctacgtctgaggggcacctggcctcctcagcttag
- the LOC134190664 gene encoding axonemal dynein light chain domain-containing protein 1-like has translation MASSDFASDRIDPLKYRNEVSNPTSTLVSESAGEQQCSGGLLLPSIGGKRDVVDRNEDSGLLAAVAALREQSDCLPAEILDALRKTSKRPLQYQRKTTVPCPPPSNLWNFPHRRTKLRHLTDNPPCVAGAGKDISFLHDVHDGQFESQVHNIKAFGIVL, from the exons ATGGCCAGTTCTGACTTCGCCTCAGATAGAATTGATCCGTTGAAGTATCGGAATGAGGTTTCTAACCCTACTTCTACACTAGTGTCAGAATCTGCTGGAGAACAACAGTGTTCCGGTGGCCTTCTGTTGCCGTCTATAGGAGGAAAGAGAGATGTTGTGGACCGAAATGAGGACTCTGGACTGCTGGCTGCTGTGGCTGCCCTTAGAGAGCAGAGTGACTGCTTGCCCGCTGAGATACTAGATGCTTTGAGAAAGACGTCGAAACGTCCACTTCAATATCAGCGGAAAACGACGGTGCCTTGTCCACCCCCCAGCAACTTGTGGAATTTTCCTCATAGAAGAACAAAACTGAGGCATTTGACTGACAATCCACCTTGTGTGGCTGGTGCTGGCAA GGATATATCGTTTCTCCATGATGTCCATGATGGACAATTTGAATCACAGGTACATAACATAAAAGCTTTTGGGATTGTGCTCTAG
- the LOC134191016 gene encoding myosin heavy chain, cardiac muscle isoform-like, whose translation MAESSRLRVSELRDAHDRRSFIESRRPRGYRRLADQLHRVADSLQSTNKKLNQADEMFESYKDLTQRQEEEITDLEHELEQSDYELEQTRARVKRQSVVQFAEDNLSSSDDTDISQRRQRHAENIATLVDRRRKAREKRLQDDLDDTTEELDKGREQLNRSLTDRRLLARKVIKMEGHLSKVEQHRERVMSDLEETTRELDVHVGREAQLRKQVADLKFHLNQAKQYEAERQSEVVELKQQHDETQRLKQRLIKQLEQTQIQLDKVESGKQNVEEKLKRSENDCSKLTEELEQVITREDILHETNKRLLEANRKTETDASSRQEKMKRSYNKALDMIRKYRARLQRVENKLRQCQESREEMQCNLEYAMEVKRRLQNDIDEGNMKLRQLQQTLANLQDECAAKSDETQESKLEFSGLRSKHKTTLDELAEMRKRTEKKSGTREETEI comes from the exons ATGGCCGAAAGCTCGAGACTAAGAGTTAGCGAGCTACGAGATGCGCATGATCGACGTAGTTTTATCGAGTCACGACGGCCAAGAGGCTACAGAAGACTTGCAGATCAGTTACATCGAGTGGCGGACTCTCTCCAATCAACCAATAAAAAACTAAACCAAGCAGACGAAATGTTTGAAAGTTACAAAGATTTGACGCAGAGACAAGAAGAGGAGATTACAGAT CTTGAACATGAGTTAGAACAATCAGATTATGAGCTGGAACAGACAAG AGCAAGGGTTAAACGGCAATCTGTTGTACAGTTTGCTGAAGACAATTTGTCATCTTCAGATGATACTGATATCAGCCAAAG GAGGCAACGTCATGCTGAAAACATAGCAACTCTTGTGGATCGTAGACGTAAAG CTCGTGAAAAGCGTCTTCAAGATGACTTGGATGATACAACAGA GGAACTTGACAAAGGAAGAGAGCAGCTTAATCGTTCACTTACTGACAGAAGACTTCTTGCCAGAAAAGTAATCAAAATGGAAGGTCACCTTAGTAAAGTGGAGCAGCACAGAGAAAGA GTTATGTCAGATCTGGAAGAAACAACCAGGGAACTAGATGTGCATGTTGGTCGAGAGGCTCAGCTGAGGAAACAG GTTGCTGACCTTAAATTTCATCTTAATCAAGCAAAACAGTATGAAGCAGAGAGGCAGTCTGAAGTGGTTGAACTGAAGCAGCAACATGATGAAACTCAGAGATTGAAACAACGACTTATTAAACAGCTGGAACAAACACAGATTCAGTTAGACAAGGTTGAAAGTGGAAAGCAAAATGTTGAAGAAAAACTAAAAAGGAGCGAGAATGATTGTAGCAAGCTAACTGAGGAATTGGAGCAAGTTATTACAAGGGAAGACATACTGCATGAGACCAACAAGAGGTTACTAgaagcaaacagaaagactgaaACCGATGCATCATCTAGACAGGAAAAGATGAAGAGGAGTTACAACAAAGCTCTTGACATGATTAGAAA GTATCGTGCTCGGCTACAGAGAGTTGAGAATAAGCTAAGACAGTGCCAGGAGAGTCGAGAAGAGATGCAG TGCAACCTTGAATATGCTATGGAGGTAAAGCGGAGACTTCAAAATGACATCGATGAAG GAAACATGAAATTAAGGCAGTTACAGCAAACCCTTGCAAATTTGCAG GATGAGTGTGCAGCAAAGAGTGATGAAACACAAGAATCAAAACTTGAA TTTAGTGGTCTTCGTTCTAAGCATAAGACTACTCTTGATGAGCTAGCAGAAATGAGGAAAAGGACAGAAAAG AAatcaggaacaagagaagaaacggAAATATGA